The segment ATTAAAAGATCCCATTTCTGTTATTGAAACCGGCATCAAGACGCTCCTCGCCAAGCGGGACAAATACGGATCGCTGTCCGCATCCCAGGAAAAGACCCTCAACCGGGTCTTGCGAAACACAAAAAAAGCCTGGGAGATGCTCAACAGCCTGCTGGAAATCGGCCGCTCTGAAGCCGGTTGCTTTATCAGCTGCCGGTTCCAACCCGCCCAAGCTGCCTACGAAGCCCTGCTGGAGGCGTTGGAGACAAAGGCCGCCATCATTTCCGAGCAATCCAGTCGATACACCGAGCAAAAAGAAATCCTGCAATATCTCAACGACTGCGGGATATCGTTCCAGATTGCGCCGCAGCTTACCGAGATTGAGCTGTTTCAGGATGAAACCAAATTCAGGCAGATTGTCGGCAATCTGATTAAAAACGCCCTGCATTACCGCAAGAATCTGCTCGAAATCAAAATGGCACAGGAAAAAGACTGTCTCTGTATCGATGTCACCGATGACGGCCCCGGAATCGATCCGGAACATCATCAGGCGGTTTTCCGCCGGTATACCCAGGTAAACCCCAGCGAAGCGGTTACCCGCCAGGGACATGGTCTGGGTTTGGCGGGCGCGCTGATTATGGCCAAAAACCTTGGCGGCGACATTGAATTAAAAAGCATAAAGGGT is part of the Desulfobacterales bacterium genome and harbors:
- a CDS encoding HAMP domain-containing sensor histidine kinase; this encodes MSISQNSPETTRPQKTDNETFFREVQIEFLIHELKDPISVIETGIKTLLAKRDKYGSLSASQEKTLNRVLRNTKKAWEMLNSLLEIGRSEAGCFISCRFQPAQAAYEALLEALETKAAIISEQSSRYTEQKEILQYLNDCGISFQIAPQLTEIELFQDETKFRQIVGNLIKNALHYRKNLLEIKMAQEKDCLCIDVTDDGPGIDPEHHQAVFRRYTQVNPSEAVTRQGHGLGLAGALIMAKNLGGDIELKSIKGKGATFRLILPVAPCTPGKIPDGIKNLFI